Within Xiphias gladius isolate SHS-SW01 ecotype Sanya breed wild chromosome 5, ASM1685928v1, whole genome shotgun sequence, the genomic segment TCTCAtgaaacaaataacaaatttatactttcattttaagtttaaatGACCAGTCACATACTCATTTAGATAGTTTTTGCTCAGACACACTGTGGTCAGTGTTTCTACATTAGCTTGGGTCAGAGGAAGCCAGTAACTCTGCTGGAATGTAAATTCCTTCTGACTCCTTTGAAAGAGGCTGTTGTGACGATAATAGTGGTCAAGTGTGTTTCAGGATGGCAGCAGACGTGTACAGTCTAACCCTGACCTGTGGgacatataatttttttttctaacagaaACAAAGTCTCATTGTAATGGTTTTTACAGCCGTAATGCCAATGCACTAAAAATATACCCCTCTGTGGAACAAAATCCTTCATATCCCCTTTTTGGCTTTTCATGTGGCTACCGGCTGTTATACTTTAAACTTGTGGTCAGCATTTTTCTGTGGACAGTCGTCATGTTCTGTCTAAAGTAATCATCCTCATCTGGACAATGGATTTGacagctgcaggaggagaatTTTCACCCACACATGATAGAGTTTGAGTTAGGAATTATGTTAAATCTGAGGGAGTTTGTGCCACATATGTGCTTTGCTGTAGCAGTTATTTGTATTGTAATTACAGCATGCACAATTATAAGCTTTAAATGTGGTGGGAACTAACTAATACCAGAGGCAGCATCTTTTAAGGGGCTAAATTTGCTCTGTTTGGTTTAGTGTTCTTGGGTTTGCCTGTTCCACCAAGGTCACTTGTGTCTGTAATAGCATGGAATACATTAAATGAGTAATTTATGGGAGTCGTCAAAACACAATGTGCACAACAGCAAAAAACCAAATGGACTGTGATAGGTTTTGATGGATATCCTGaacacacccatacacatatAGCTTGATTTTATGGGGTCATCAAGGCCCAGAAGATCGCACCTTTAGCCTCTTCCAgaaatgttgctgctgtttggtgACTTGGGTgtttaagaatttttttgtttgtgtgtgtgtgtgtgtgtgtgtgtgtgtgtgtgtgtgtgtgtgtgtgtgtgtgtgtgtgtgtgtgtgtgtgtgtgtgtgtgtgtgtgtgtgtgtgtgtgtgtgtgtgtgtgacatctTGTTAGACATGACTATATGAACTGGTTTGTCTGGGTCAGTGGACTATTTTCACAACACTGAAACTAAATAAAGGAGGAATTAGGAATTTTAGGAATATTCCTGTCTTTCTATTAAAGAATTCATAACTCACTGTGATTAGATTAATTATGCTGTAACATAAATCTACTTTTGTACTTAAAAGGATAAATACACTAAGTGTTGAATCGTTGaccatctcctcttcctcttctcagtATGATGATCAGAAGCAGCAGAGGGTGCTGCCCTTGACTGACGGACAGGTATGTGCCACCACTTACACTTATCCTTCACAAATATTTTGATGTTAATGTAGTCGTCTTTATTTTCAACagaatggaaaaagagaaagggtaGGAAGTTATTATATAATACTGGAAACAATCTTTTTACTTCCACACTTTGATaacttggggggaaaaaataaaagcattgaTGGAGTCAAGGCCCTGTACTATATTTACCACAGAGTCCTAATTGGCAAACTCTAACCTATTGTTTCCCAAATCGACGGTCCATTTAATAAGAAAACAAGTGAATCAATAGCTGAGCTTCGTTTATGTGTGGATCAATGGGAAATGCAGGAAATGGTGGAGTAACTAACTATAATAATTTTGTAGTTCCCTTCCCTTATTGCTGCAGTTTGCAAATAAAACAAGGGAAACTGGATGTGAGGTGGACAGGACAGAGAAGGATAAAGCAAGATGAGACAGGACAGGATGAAAAAGGGCAGGGGCaaactgaacagaacagagaaaacaaaaataatgtgctCCACTCAGTATCCAACTCACATTGATACACTATatcacacagagagacatgCAGCTGATGAGTTGTTGTTTCCCTCTGTGGTTGTGGAAGTGGTTGTGACTATCTCATCCTTGTAGGTTTTGTTCAGACATAGGAGACAGTTGGAGCGGAGGGGTCCCACCCACCTGAATCACTCAAGCCTGCCTGGGGCAGTCTCTGTCAAAGGCTTCCCTAACACTCTCATCCAGGTAAACCACTCTTGTTAGTCACACAGGAGTCAGACTGAGCAAATGTGGGGGAGGTGAGGACTGTTTTAcagctgtggctgctgctgcacaaATACCATTGAAATTTTAGTCATACTGTATCATCTGTATGTGCTGAAATCCAAGAAGGATGCACGAAATCACATTACTTGCTCACTAAATTGATAAATGTACCACATAAGAGCATTTATTTTAGAATAATACTACACTAAGAGGGAGGCTATCATGTGATGGTCAAAAGAGTGggctggggtgtgtgtgttttccaaatTCAATTTAGTGGATTCAAACTAAGCACAAATGTGTGTAGAGTACACATCCATGTATATGCTAATCCTTGTGTCTATGGTTTCTTAGGCTGATAGGTCCAGGCGACACTTGGTTCaatctgcaaataaaaaaaagaagcgcATATCCCGCGTCGGCTCCTTTTCCCTCCTTAGCAACAACAAGCAATCCAGCCCCCTACAAGTAAGTCCCCATGGCAACCCCTTAGCAGAGGAAGAGCTGGGGAAAAGAGGCCAGATGTTCAAGTAGAGCTATAAGGCcactttactttgttttattggaTCAGTTTGGTGTACCAATATaatctgtttgtttaaatggatttttgaTATCAGACAATGTGTTGTCAGTTTCACAATGGAAAATTTTTGTCATAACCTGCAAGTATATATCTTTcctaaaaatgtcacatttgtaAAGACCTAACACTGTTATGAATGGGTTTCCACTTCCAGGTCACCAGAGCAAGGAGACAAGTGAAGCCCGAGCCACCCAAGAAGGGGAAATCAGGTCGTTCTGGGGCTTTCTCTGTTCTGGTGAGTGATTATATAATGTTTATTCTCCTACACGAAAATTTACTACAGATGATGCATATTTACATTATGTCTTCTGTGCTCTCCAGGGAGATCCACAGAATGAAGATCAGAACAACAGATCTAAAAGAAGCATATAGAAGACAagtgcagcaaaataaaatgttccttCTCATTTTGGCATATCCCAACAAAGGGTGTgcacagtaaaaatgtgtccacattttaaccaaaacaaatgcacataaaCTGAAGATCGGAGGCAAAATATGACATTCGGAATAGgagcttttatgttttttttttctaccatcaCTGTTTCAGCTGTAAGCTAGCTTACATCTATCACCAGTCTGTACTTACAGATACTTTTATACACTACTTTAAGTTTCTAATATATTCCTGCATCTTATCACAAAAGATCCCGTATTATTATTCTAGTATGACAATTTTGTAACCTATTTAATCACAGATTTCTTATGAAGATTGGGGGTATATTTTTGCAGAAATATTTCTTGTGGTGTATCAGATTTCAAAAAAAGTTTAGTAGAGACATATGCGTTAAAAGTCTTAATGGTGAGCAACAGTTGTTCTCTATTGTTCTCTGTTGTTctccaaagatattaaattgtATAACAGTTCTTGTAGCCACTCAGTCTTCACTAAATCTTTCCCAGGATAACAGGTTACATTTCCCACACAGGGGTCTGCAAAACTCTCTATAACTGATTCGTAATATTAAGTATCAGGAGATTGAAACACTACTAAGTCCCCAATTACAGGTGGCAATGCTACATGTATAGTGCATGGTTAGCAAAGATGGCAGCAGGATAAACCAAGAGGTACCTCTTTTCTAAGAGAGGGCCACTAATCCATTTACAATTCAGCAGCCAAGGATAAATAGCCtccgtgtgtgagagagagaaaaaaaatctaatgtaGTCCAGACCATCTGTTTCAGGAGTCAAACTTCGTCTATTTAAATAtcttgtgtcatttttaattcatttggcCAAGAATGGAAATGTGGTATGGTCTGGACCAGAAGATTATTTTGAGTAATTTCCGCAGGACACTTACATCAGCATATGCAGAAAATCAGATCTGTGTGGGGTGCTCTGCATCTGGGTCTCTACCTATTTACAGCatatcaaattaaacaaatcacCTAGTTACAACTCTGAGAAATACAGTACTTTACTGTGACAAATGCTTAAAATCTTACTCAGGCCCACCCAAATTGAAGCCACCAGAAAATCCCTACTAGTATCTGATGAGGAAAATGAGCCTTTGTAAAAGTGGAAGGCAATCTAAGTGAATAGGATGACTCATCCTCCGCTCATTTAGTGATCAGAGCTCTCTGCCCATGACGTAGGTATGCAGTacacactgtcatttttatggttttatagacacaaacagagagaaaaggaaaaaataacacaacaaaatgttatttataaacTTGGTATTTTCCCTGAAGCACATAATTGGTGCTTAATATGCTTTAGCAGCTCACACTGGGAAAATATAGAGGTCTTGAGCTGGTCAGCCGTCATCAGATAACATCAGATAGCTGGTAATGAGCTGTCTTTGTCTCATCTTGGTGACAAACCACCACAAGATGCCATTCCGATTTCTCTGAGAGAGTGACACACATATAGAACAAGATCCTATTATTCCTTTTTAGAAACAACAAGAGAGACACGCCTCAACTCACTCCCCTGTCATgtccaacacatacacacaaacacaaacacacacacattcacacacacacactgctctgacAGCTGCCAGCACGGTACAGTTGATTGACCGTACCATTGGGCTAATGCATCCTGAGAAACTCCCAGTTGATGACCTGATGGAAAAAGgcagtgtgtctgagtgtgtatCAGCTACAGACCAtgcacaagcaaacacacacagacaaatctCCAGATGCAATACAACTACACAGACACTGTATAAATAGAAATCAGCCATAAAAACCTATTACGTCTGCTGTTGTAAATGTCGGATCAAGATTCAGTCTTCAATCTTAACATGTGGCAGCATGTGTGGTTAACACAAAGGGAATCCTCAtagctgtgtttcagtcattGCGGTTGTGTAATGGTGTGTGGCATTGTTTCCGCTCTGCTTTGGGTTCATTCATCTCCTTTAGGATGATAGGCACTACTACAAAATAATTTGGGAGCCTTCAATCTATAGGATCGTGGTAGGAAATGGTGCAAGCGATGTGATGTGTCAGAATTTCCCATAAAAGCAAAGTCAGGTTCATGTGTAGTTAATGTCTTACAATCAACATCCTCTTTAAGCAGTAGAAACCACTGCCTAAGTATTAGTTTCTTGCTGACAACATGCAATGTGGGAAAAGAAAGTAACAAACAAGTTCTACATTAGGAGTCGATAGAGGTTTGTCCTTAAGGAAGGTATGTTTTACTCTGAGACAGGAACTACACTtaaatctttttgtttgttacttAAAGGATCATTCAAATTTATCCAGCATAGGTCTAATTTTTGTGGCTTTGGccattttttgtaatgttaataATAACGATGGACTCACCAAGATAACTGTTTAATCTTGGACCACGACAGCCTtgctaaaaaaaagtttgccaagtaaacatgagcagtcagatgatcatcTAGGTTATAAACAAACCCTTAGCAAAACTCTGCCTGGTTCCAGATTTCAAAATCACCGTCCACAGATAATTTGTTCAGAGATTCATACACATCTGCTGTTTTGTGCATTGAAGGCTGATTCCCCTGTttagagaaacaaaaataccaaaaaatatcACAGCTTAGTAGTGTTAGActtgaagaaaatgaagatcTCATATTCCTAATCAGCTACCCAGCAGGTGTAATGAAAAATAGTGACAACGCAATGATGAGAAGTGTGGATAATATAACCCAGCTTTACAAGTTGTTGTAAGtcaaaatttgacattttggaggaTATTCTTATTAGTTTTTCTGccaagagttaaatgaaaagactgatacCATTTTCACatctgtacgctaaatatgaagctaccagcAGCTGGCTATCTTAGATTAGCATAAACAGTGGAAGCAGGTaaactttttctccctcttcccaGTCTTTGTTAGCTAAATTAGCCAGATGCtgatagcttcatatttagcatacagacatgataGCAGTgtcattcttttcatttaactctcagcaagagaaCAAATAAGTACAtctcctaaaatgtcaaaaaatgtgaaagacgTTAACTGCTCCTTGCAGCCGCCACAGCAGCTTCTgtgttgacatacagtatcCAAATAAAGTGAGTTTGACAATCTGGCCAAATTTAtggcttgtttacaacttgttttaTAGTCTTGTTTTATAGTCTTAATAGCTTGAATCAAGTTTACAGTCAACACAAGGTATTCCCTGCTCAGTATTCCTGAAATGGCTCTCATCATCTATTCTCTGTTTCCACTGATCTTAGACTGTGACCACGCTTTCTGGCTGACTTTGGCTCCTTCTTTTCATCTCCTGCCACTTCCCATCAGATCAGATACAGGGCGTTGTCTTTCTTCCCTCACCTCATGTCACTCCTCTCTGGCCTGACATCACCTCCCTCAAACAGCCTTCCTAACTCTGCCTGTCAAACCTTCCTCTAACTGCTCTCACAGCCGCCCAGCCCAGTCACATCCCTCTGGTCCCAGATAGGaaaaggcagggagagagagaaacagagatgtaTGTGTAATAGGTGTGACTCCTCAGTGACAGTGTTGTGATGTCAGCTAAATATATCAGCCTGCTGACCTTTCAAAATGTATGGAAGCAGGAGGGTTATTTATGGGCCAATGCAGAATTCATTGACTTTTGCAGGCCCTGTCAGCTACTTATTATGAACAAAGCTTTCATCTGCACATCCAGAGGCAGTCTGCGACCTGAAATCCCTTCATTTTGTCactaaaaacaaatgtcaaccaAATGTTTCAAACTGCTGAAATCTAATTTAGATCAAACTAAGTGGTCACAGTCTCTTATGACTTTCATAACCTGCAGTTAATGCAAAATGTTGATGCTACAGTCATACAGTATACCATGTAGGTAGTAGGCTACTAATTACCAATATATTATAGGCCTCAATGATGTAACTAATTGATTCTGTTGGATACAAATTAATCATcaacataaaatgtcagtaattaaGAAATAGCTGTAATGGTTTAAAGGATTAGTTAAACAGCGAGATACATTTTTTGAAGAGGGTTAGATGAGTAAACTTATACCATGTCTATATACTAAATAGGATGCTAGAAGAAGGagatgattagcttagcttagcttgaAGAAGCAAGAGGGAACTACAGTTTCTGCCAGATGCAACCTCATAGCAATGACAAGACTCCAAGAAGTCACTggtcctggccaagaaatactTAACTAACTcccaataaaaatgcaaattgttgcttttactcttttttttttttttttttactgatttaaacaaataaaacataacatattGTTTAGTGAGTTTGAGAAATGCTAGTAGTTGAATTTTGTTATCTTCGGACAAAACCCAGCTAGCTAGTTTACCCTTGTTcccattctttatgctaaactaagctaactgtctcttGGCTCCAGATTCAAATTGAAaggacagacatgacagtgttATCTTCAAGAAAgttgaataagcatatttcccaaaatgttgaactattaaataaaactgaattcacCCAATTGATATGGAGTGAATGTGGagcttttggggcccctggcTGTCTGGGGCCTCAGGACAGTTGCCCACTTTACTGGGTCAGTATACTGCCCTggctttaatttgaaaatgattcaCTGTCATAAAAGCTCAGGAACGGACAAAACAGTGTTGGTTTAAGTTTTATCACTAGGCATTTTTCAGTTCATCTAATGTGATTAAAAGGGTTTCTCAAGAGAAACCTAGTAGAAgcatctaaataaaaaaatgtgttttacaagGTGTCCACATGCCAACGTAAGCATGTTGGTTGCTATAGTCTTCACAGCCCCAGCACCAGGAGTCTCCACATCCTTCACCATTATGCCTATCAGCTGGGGGCGaatttttccacagaaaatttgaaaattgaTATAAAAGCGCTGAGAGGGgcagagctgagagaaaaaTGCAAGATTTTGTCAGTTCCGTCTCTTGGCAATTCATCTGCATAGTTCTCCCTGAAGCTGATGGATGCCTGCTAAGTCACTGCCATAGGCCAATCTCTGCCATGCTCACTAtattaaagcagaaaatactgCTGGGATTGACCCGCTGCCCACTATACAGGTCCACGGAAAGATGATTTATTAAGAAGGGAATACTTGCAGACAGGGTGAATCAATTTCACACATATAGATTACAATAGGATGGCAGAGAGAACTGATGATGAACATGAGAGAGAAGCatttctaaatatatatatatccctgatatatatatattgtggaATAAGGACTCAAAGAATCATATAAAATTGCTGGCAACTATAAGCTAAGGCACTCTCCGATAAATCAGAATTCAAGGCTTGGTGTAATTTAATTGCATAAACAGGATCAAGGATTAAGAGGGAgaaatagagaggaaaaaaaattaaagtatgcAAGGCAGGTTTGTGTCAGCCTGAGCCAAATGGCTGAAACGggagttttctctctctcattctcctttCTCTTTGGTGTAACACAAAGGTTGTTGCGGGTAGTGAAGTGGACAGGGCTGTCAGTGGAGAGAGGAGCTGAAAAGGCAGCACAAGGAGTCAGGAAAGCAAGGGTGGAATTCCATTCAGCCTGAAAAATTTAAGATTTAGCGAAGTTGAAAACTTCTACTTCTACTTTGAAAACCATGTCCCCTCAGACCTGAAGAATCAgtagggagggagggatgagcAGGCTGGAAAAGTCTAATATGGGCTTGGGTGGTACAAAATGTTGGCTGGAAATAACACGTCTGCCCTCCAACCACCACCTCATTGACTCTGTAACCATTTGTGAAAATTACAAAGGCTCTAAACTGGCACAATTATGTTCTGCGGATGAAAACAAGGGTGGAAAGGAACATTACATTCCTCCGTTACATTCCTCAAGGGCAGCAGAGAAATGGACTGTCTGGGCTGTGAAAATGCTATGGATAAGTAAAAAAGGAGCAACTTAACACATTAGGTCATTGTCTCTAAGTCTATAAACCACTCCAAGGACCTTTGgcgaaaagaaaagagaaaactacTTTTAGCATGTAGGCAGAAAAGAAACCTGCTTACCCAGATAGACTTGCATGTagaagacaattaaaaaaagcaaaatggcaCAAAATGACTTCTCATTACGGGGAATGATTAAGTCTTGCAAGAGAGTACAGATTGCTGATAGAAATCCTCTATgccttttcattaaaattagCTTCTCTTTATCACTCAGTCTATAACTGCCTCCATATCTATATCACATCCTTATCTCTCTGTTATCTGTTGTCTGTATAAGGCTTTGCATAGAAAGTGCATCAAAAGAAAACGTCAGTCAGCGTCACTGATGTACAATACAGAATTGAATAACAAATAGAGGATAGACATGAAGGGCTGTGGAAGCAGGAGTTGAAAGTGAAGAATgcataagaaaagaaaaaaaggggagaaaaaaaactttttgtggCTATTATCCCCACAGCTTGTAAACTCCCCAAAGTTCAATGCCAGGTCCATAAGATCTAGTGGGTGCCAGCCAGGGCAGaaacatattaatatttaatttgagGCTAAATCTCTATCTGAACAttatggagagagggagagggaaggcTTGTTGGCCTTGGAATGAGGTCTCACATTGAATTTTGAAGTCATAAATGgatgttttaaaacagcagagcagTTAACTTTAGAGCTCCTGAGAAGACAATAAGTAATTTGGTCACACATACTGCAACTACACCAGGGCCTCTCTGGATCAAAGATCTCCCTGCATTTCTATACACTTTGCCAATACTAGGATTTCTTGTTTGAGACCATCTACAGGGAAATATTACacttaaaaatgtgcaaaattgtaTCTATATTTGCATAAGGCTTCTAGTGTAATTTCAGCACACATAGCTTCATTATAATGTTGCtgcctatttatttattctgtttagTGACTATTTCCACACACAGCTCATCCTGGTAGTGGTGCCATTGCTGTGGTtgtca encodes:
- the si:dkey-12l12.1 gene encoding uncharacterized protein si:dkey-12l12.1, which produces MGFTIWLSVLCLQASLLSHALDCSGGTQGELCISGQTNGQYDDQKQQRVLPLTDGQVLFRHRRQLERRGPTHLNHSSLPGAVSVKGFPNTLIQADRSRRHLVQSANKKKKRISRVGSFSLLSNNKQSSPLQVTRARRQVKPEPPKKGKSGRSGAFSVLGDPQNEDQNNRSKRSI